A single window of Chloracidobacterium sp. DNA harbors:
- the gcvH gene encoding glycine cleavage system protein GcvH, with amino-acid sequence MSNIPENLRYSKDHEYVNVTGDVATLGITDYAQHNLGDVVYVDMPRVGDKFGAHESFGSVESVKAVSEIFTPVAGEVVEVNDGLNDTPEAVNNDPYGAGWMVKVKMDNPGEADALLSGEEYEEYLSTVG; translated from the coding sequence ATGTCAAACATTCCTGAGAATCTACGCTACAGCAAAGACCACGAATACGTGAATGTCACCGGTGACGTCGCAACGCTCGGTATCACCGATTACGCACAGCATAATTTGGGTGATGTCGTGTATGTCGATATGCCGCGTGTCGGCGACAAATTTGGGGCTCACGAGTCATTCGGGTCGGTCGAGTCTGTAAAGGCCGTTTCCGAGATCTTTACACCTGTGGCAGGTGAGGTCGTCGAGGTCAATGACGGTCTCAACGACACCCCGGAAGCGGTCAACAATGATCCGTACGGCGCAGGTTGGATGGTAAAGGTCAAAATGGACAATCCGGGCGAGGCCGACGCTTTGCTGTCCGGCGAAGAGTACGAGGAATACCTCAGCACGGTCGGCTAG
- the gcvPA gene encoding aminomethyl-transferring glycine dehydrogenase subunit GcvPA translates to MPMRYIPNSPEERDEMLATVGLSSAKDLFRSIPEDVQLNRALDVTEPLAESEVIAAMEAMAAKNTGISKPSFLGGGVYSHYSPTVVDHLIQRSEFFTSYTPYQPEISQGTLQYIFEFQTLVCQLTGMEVSNASMYDGSTAMAEAYLMAQRVTRRDKIVVAKSVHKEYREVATTYAQHGDTEIVEIDFDESTGRVADTSALDDKTAALVVQSPNFFGCVEDLESLAAAAHAVGALFVVVVTEAISFGMLKTPGACGADIVVGDGQSWGVPMSFGGPHLGLFATQDKFVRQMPGRLCGVAYDKNGKRGFVLTLSTREQHIRREKATSNICTNQGLIALAATIYMETMGKKGLQEVAMQNAQKAAYAKQQIAAIEGYSIPFSSPTFNEFVVRGPRSADEMLEAVRGNGGIIGGISLSKYYAGRPNEFLVCVTETNSKAQIDALVTALAAA, encoded by the coding sequence ATTCCAATGAGATATATACCCAATTCACCCGAAGAACGTGATGAAATGCTGGCTACGGTCGGCCTTTCCAGTGCAAAAGACTTGTTCCGCTCGATACCGGAGGATGTCCAGTTAAATCGTGCACTCGATGTGACCGAACCTCTGGCCGAATCCGAGGTGATCGCAGCAATGGAGGCGATGGCCGCGAAAAATACCGGAATATCAAAACCGTCATTCCTCGGCGGCGGCGTTTACTCGCATTATTCGCCGACGGTCGTCGATCACCTGATCCAGCGATCGGAATTTTTTACATCTTACACACCGTACCAACCGGAAATATCACAGGGCACGCTTCAATATATTTTCGAATTTCAGACACTGGTCTGCCAACTGACCGGAATGGAGGTGTCGAATGCGTCAATGTACGACGGATCGACCGCGATGGCCGAGGCGTATCTGATGGCACAGCGTGTAACACGCCGCGACAAGATCGTTGTCGCCAAGAGCGTTCATAAGGAATATCGCGAAGTTGCGACGACCTACGCCCAACACGGTGACACGGAGATAGTCGAGATAGATTTTGATGAAAGCACCGGTAGGGTTGCCGACACATCCGCTCTTGATGACAAGACGGCGGCTTTGGTCGTCCAGTCGCCTAACTTTTTCGGCTGCGTCGAGGACCTCGAATCCTTGGCCGCTGCAGCCCACGCGGTCGGTGCACTCTTTGTAGTGGTCGTGACCGAGGCTATATCTTTCGGAATGCTGAAAACTCCGGGGGCTTGCGGGGCAGATATCGTCGTTGGCGACGGACAGTCGTGGGGTGTTCCGATGAGCTTTGGCGGCCCGCATCTCGGGCTATTTGCAACCCAGGATAAATTCGTGAGGCAAATGCCGGGCAGACTCTGCGGCGTGGCTTACGACAAGAACGGCAAGCGCGGCTTCGTGCTGACGCTTTCGACCCGCGAACAGCACATCCGCCGCGAAAAGGCGACGTCGAACATCTGCACGAACCAAGGCCTGATCGCCCTCGCCGCGACCATTTATATGGAAACAATGGGTAAAAAGGGCTTGCAGGAAGTCGCAATGCAAAACGCCCAAAAAGCTGCATACGCAAAACAACAGATCGCCGCGATCGAAGGTTACTCGATTCCCTTTTCATCGCCGACATTTAACGAATTCGTCGTCCGCGGTCCGAGATCCGCTGACGAGATGCTCGAGGCGGTGCGGGGCAACGGCGGCATCATCGGCGGGATTTCGCTGTCGAAGTATTACGCCGGGCGGCCAAATGAATTCTTGGTTTGTGTAACCGAAACCAATTCGAAAGCTCAGATCGACGCACTTGTCACCGCCTTGGCGGCGGCATAA
- a CDS encoding aminotransferase class V-fold PLP-dependent enzyme: protein MALSSTVVGSLFEQVNAAGRRINHLRPLEAAMDEDYWATIQQAFSVTRSMVNLNNGGVSPSPRMVTEAFVRYTWQQEDATAYIMWHILEPQSETVRTGLAEIFGCSPEEIAITRNASESLEIVMMGLDLKSGDEILTSTQDYPRMLTTLRQRELREGLKLNLVKIPIAPKNVDDIAAAFERAVTPRTKLILISQQINLTGQILPVKQICDMARSKGIETVVDGAHAFAQFDSKLSDIGCDYYGTSLHKWLYAPKGTGMLYVKRDKISKIWALMASEDRNKNDIRKFEEIGTHSAAMRLAIGEAILFHNAIGGKRKEERLRYLSRYWMNKLKDIPKVGFNTSFDPQQSCAIANFKIDGIDPVAIGSYLMSKHKIITTPIVHDEFTGIRITPNVYTTLWELDRFCEIVADIAKKGLPKA, encoded by the coding sequence ATGGCTTTGTCATCCACTGTCGTCGGTTCGCTTTTCGAACAGGTCAATGCTGCGGGTCGAAGGATCAACCACTTGAGACCTTTGGAAGCGGCGATGGACGAAGATTATTGGGCAACGATCCAGCAGGCGTTCTCGGTGACGCGGAGTATGGTCAATCTCAATAACGGCGGCGTCTCGCCGAGTCCGCGAATGGTGACCGAGGCATTTGTCCGCTACACCTGGCAGCAAGAGGATGCGACAGCCTACATAATGTGGCATATACTCGAGCCTCAGTCCGAGACCGTCCGAACCGGGCTTGCCGAGATATTCGGATGTTCGCCGGAGGAGATAGCGATCACGCGCAACGCCTCGGAATCGCTCGAGATCGTGATGATGGGGCTGGATCTAAAGTCCGGAGACGAGATCCTGACCTCGACGCAGGATTATCCGCGAATGCTCACGACCCTTCGCCAACGCGAACTACGCGAGGGCCTGAAACTTAATCTCGTAAAGATCCCGATCGCACCGAAAAACGTTGATGACATCGCCGCCGCATTTGAGCGTGCCGTGACACCGCGAACCAAGCTTATTTTGATCTCACAGCAGATCAACCTGACGGGACAAATACTGCCGGTCAAACAGATCTGCGATATGGCCCGATCAAAAGGTATCGAAACCGTGGTCGACGGCGCCCACGCCTTTGCTCAGTTTGATTCCAAACTCTCCGATATCGGTTGCGATTATTACGGCACCTCCCTGCACAAATGGCTGTATGCTCCGAAGGGCACGGGGATGCTCTATGTAAAACGCGACAAGATCAGCAAGATCTGGGCACTAATGGCGTCGGAGGACAGGAACAAGAACGACATCCGGAAGTTTGAAGAGATCGGAACACATTCGGCAGCGATGCGACTCGCGATCGGCGAAGCGATACTGTTTCACAACGCGATCGGCGGCAAACGAAAAGAGGAACGCCTGCGTTACCTCTCGCGATATTGGATGAACAAGCTGAAAGATATACCAAAGGTCGGATTTAACACATCTTTCGACCCGCAACAATCGTGCGCGATAGCTAATTTTAAGATCGACGGCATCGACCCGGTCGCGATCGGCAGTTATCTGATGTCCAAGCACAAGATCATCACGACGCCGATCGTTCACGATGAATTTACCGGCATTCGCATTACACCGAATGTTTACACAACGCTATGGGAACTCGACCGATTTTGTGAGATCGTCGCGGACATAGCCAAAAAGGGATTACCCAAAGCCTAA
- the gcvPB gene encoding aminomethyl-transferring glycine dehydrogenase subunit GcvPB, protein MSIKKVTQHPTQNEGLIFERSQTGRIGYRLPKLDVVAIDLDEIMPAALRRDDDLNEVPEVSEVDVITHFTRISTWNYSIDLGMYPLGSCTMKYNSRLNEKTARIGGFAGLHPMAPESESQGALELMYRLQQDLAEITGLPGVSLQPAAGAQGEMTGVMLIRAFLDQRDGEASKDRRVMLIPDSAHGTNPASAAMAGFTVKTIHSTPEGFTDMDHLRQLCDEGGVAGLMLTNPNTVGIFEKNIKEICDVIHTAGGLVYMDGANMNALVGIARPGDMGVDVIHLNLHKTFSTPHGGGGPGCGPCCCSAELMPFLPVPRIEKIGDQYALNSDYPASIGRVKAFYGNFGMMVRALSYIYTHGAEGLKEATEAAVLNARYISDKLADAFDKPFDADCMHEAIFSHKNQSKRGVVTLDIAKRLIDYGFHPMTVYFPLVVEGAMLIEPTESVGRVELDAFVDAMIDIDREAQEDPELVINAPHSTRIGRLDEASAARKPVLRWRPDMETMSQKA, encoded by the coding sequence ATGAGCATCAAAAAAGTTACACAACACCCGACTCAGAATGAAGGATTGATCTTCGAGCGTTCGCAAACCGGACGTATCGGATATCGTTTGCCAAAGCTCGATGTGGTCGCCATAGATCTTGACGAAATAATGCCGGCCGCATTGCGCCGCGACGATGACCTGAATGAGGTCCCTGAGGTGTCTGAAGTGGACGTTATCACGCACTTTACACGCATCTCGACGTGGAACTATTCGATCGATCTCGGTATGTACCCTCTCGGCTCTTGTACGATGAAGTACAATTCCCGGCTTAACGAAAAAACGGCTCGGATCGGCGGTTTTGCAGGGCTTCATCCGATGGCTCCCGAATCCGAATCGCAGGGCGCATTGGAACTGATGTACCGTCTGCAACAGGATCTGGCCGAGATCACCGGCCTACCCGGTGTCTCGCTCCAACCGGCTGCGGGAGCACAGGGCGAGATGACGGGAGTTATGCTGATTCGTGCCTTTTTGGATCAACGGGACGGCGAGGCATCCAAGGATCGCCGGGTAATGCTTATTCCCGACTCGGCCCACGGCACCAATCCGGCTTCGGCGGCCATGGCCGGATTCACGGTCAAGACCATCCACTCGACGCCCGAGGGGTTCACGGATATGGACCACCTCCGTCAGCTTTGTGACGAAGGCGGTGTCGCCGGATTGATGTTGACGAATCCAAATACGGTCGGCATCTTTGAAAAAAACATTAAAGAGATCTGCGATGTGATCCATACGGCAGGCGGGCTGGTGTATATGGACGGAGCAAATATGAACGCTCTCGTCGGTATCGCACGGCCGGGCGATATGGGCGTCGACGTGATCCATCTCAACCTGCACAAAACATTTTCGACACCGCACGGCGGTGGCGGTCCGGGCTGCGGGCCTTGCTGCTGTTCGGCTGAGCTGATGCCGTTTCTGCCAGTTCCGCGGATCGAAAAGATCGGCGACCAATATGCCTTGAACAGTGATTACCCCGCTTCGATCGGACGAGTAAAGGCGTTTTATGGCAATTTTGGAATGATGGTCAGGGCACTTTCGTATATTTACACGCACGGTGCCGAGGGGCTCAAAGAAGCGACCGAGGCGGCCGTATTGAATGCCCGATACATTTCTGACAAACTTGCCGACGCATTTGATAAGCCGTTTGACGCGGATTGTATGCACGAAGCTATCTTTTCGCACAAAAATCAATCCAAACGCGGCGTCGTGACGCTCGACATCGCCAAACGACTGATCGACTATGGATTTCACCCGATGACCGTATATTTTCCGCTCGTGGTCGAAGGAGCGATGCTTATCGAACCGACGGAGTCCGTCGGACGTGTCGAGCTTGATGCGTTTGTGGACGCTATGATCGACATCGACCGCGAGGCTCAGGAGGATCCTGAACTCGTGATCAATGCTCCGCATTCAACCCGTATCGGCCGACTCGACGAGGCATCAGCGGCGAGAAAGCCGGTTCTGCGTTGGAGGCCGGATATGGAAACGATGAGTCAAAAGGCCTAA
- a CDS encoding TVP38/TMEM64 family protein has protein sequence MKKPVLIVRWILISVWLSIPIGFLSFYLYDPPAFSAEGITEFLHNFKHGVWLIYIALSAFRGFTLLPSTPLVLAGTMLFPSHPFAVLAVSMAGILLSSTMIYYFSEFLGFDDYFEEHKPELSHNIKQRLEQPFGFLIVAGWAFFPFIPTDLVCYLAGTTRMHFGKFISAVAIGESILCSIYIFFGGSILRFWN, from the coding sequence ATGAAAAAGCCGGTCCTGATCGTCAGATGGATCCTTATCAGTGTCTGGCTCTCGATACCGATCGGATTTCTATCGTTCTATCTTTACGATCCGCCGGCGTTTTCGGCTGAGGGTATCACAGAGTTTTTACACAACTTCAAACACGGAGTTTGGTTGATCTATATCGCATTGTCCGCATTTCGCGGCTTTACATTGCTGCCGAGTACGCCTTTGGTGCTAGCGGGCACGATGCTATTCCCATCGCACCCATTCGCAGTCTTGGCGGTGTCGATGGCAGGAATACTTTTGTCTTCGACGATGATCTACTATTTCTCTGAATTTTTGGGCTTTGACGATTACTTTGAGGAACACAAACCCGAGCTTTCACACAATATCAAACAACGCTTGGAGCAGCCTTTTGGCTTTTTGATCGTCGCGGGATGGGCGTTTTTCCCATTTATCCCGACCGACCTTGTCTGCTATCTTGCGGGGACGACCCGTATGCATTTCGGCAAATTCATTTCGGCGGTCGCAATCGGCGAATCGATACTCTGCTCGATCTACATATTTTTTGGCGGCTCGATCTTGCGTTTTTGGAATTAG
- a CDS encoding Re/Si-specific NAD(P)(+) transhydrogenase subunit alpha — MTTIGIPKEIHPGEKRVAATPQTILKLKKLGFEVVVESHAGHGINCIDSEYREAGATVIDGTRELWAASDLIMKVRPPEQNKELGVHEADLIKKGAWLIGFIWPAQNREVLDLLAKRKVTVFGMDCVPRISRAQKMDTLSAMANIAGYRAIIEAANNFPRFFTGQITAAGRIDPAKVLVIGAGVAGLSAIGAAKGLGAIVRAFDPRSATKEQVASMGAEFLELEVKVKEEGEGKGGYAKQMSDDFLKAEMALFAAQAMQVDIIVTTALIPGKPAPKLITQGMVESMKPGSVIVDLAAEQGGNCVLTKPGEIANHKGVTIVGYTDLPSRMASMSSQLYGATIVALLGDLTKGEEIHVDLDDEVVRGAIVLHEGKMMWPPPAPPTPPAPPEPGVPTKSMASVAVAKATAHGHGEGEGISPVTMIFIGLVLLGLGLVVPEGKLSHFTVFMLAIFVGFQVVWNVKPALHTPLMSVTNAISGIILVGGMLQLSGTTFNATAVLGAVAVLLASINIAGGFLVTNRMLAMFRK, encoded by the coding sequence ATGACCACAATCGGTATCCCCAAAGAGATCCATCCCGGCGAAAAGCGCGTTGCTGCGACGCCGCAAACCATTCTTAAGCTAAAAAAGCTCGGATTTGAGGTCGTCGTCGAGTCACACGCCGGACACGGCATCAATTGCATCGACAGCGAATATCGTGAGGCCGGAGCGACCGTAATTGATGGTACCCGGGAACTCTGGGCAGCCTCAGACCTGATAATGAAGGTTCGCCCACCGGAACAAAATAAGGAACTTGGTGTCCACGAGGCAGATCTGATCAAAAAGGGTGCGTGGTTGATCGGCTTTATCTGGCCGGCGCAGAATCGCGAGGTACTCGACCTGCTGGCAAAGCGAAAGGTGACGGTATTCGGTATGGACTGCGTGCCGCGCATATCGCGTGCGCAGAAAATGGATACGCTCTCGGCAATGGCAAATATTGCCGGCTATCGAGCGATCATCGAGGCGGCAAACAACTTCCCTCGTTTCTTTACCGGACAGATAACTGCCGCGGGCCGGATCGATCCGGCCAAGGTCTTGGTCATTGGTGCGGGCGTTGCCGGACTCTCGGCGATCGGTGCCGCCAAAGGACTCGGAGCGATCGTGCGGGCATTTGACCCGCGATCAGCCACCAAGGAACAAGTCGCGTCGATGGGAGCCGAGTTCCTCGAGCTCGAGGTCAAGGTCAAAGAAGAGGGTGAGGGCAAGGGCGGATACGCCAAGCAGATGTCCGACGACTTTCTCAAAGCGGAAATGGCACTATTTGCCGCCCAGGCGATGCAGGTGGACATCATCGTCACCACCGCATTGATCCCCGGAAAACCTGCACCCAAACTCATCACACAGGGTATGGTCGAATCGATGAAGCCCGGTTCGGTGATCGTCGATCTGGCGGCCGAACAAGGCGGTAATTGCGTTTTGACAAAGCCCGGCGAGATCGCCAACCATAAGGGCGTGACGATCGTCGGCTACACGGATCTGCCATCAAGAATGGCGAGTATGTCGAGCCAATTGTATGGTGCGACCATAGTCGCCCTGCTCGGAGATCTGACCAAGGGCGAGGAGATCCACGTTGATCTCGATGACGAGGTCGTTCGAGGTGCGATCGTCCTCCACGAAGGCAAAATGATGTGGCCTCCGCCGGCACCACCGACACCGCCGGCACCGCCTGAGCCCGGCGTGCCGACCAAGAGTATGGCAAGCGTCGCCGTGGCCAAGGCAACGGCCCACGGGCACGGCGAAGGCGAAGGTATCAGCCCGGTTACGATGATCTTCATCGGACTCGTATTACTCGGTCTCGGCCTCGTGGTCCCTGAGGGCAAACTATCACATTTCACGGTGTTTATGCTGGCGATCTTTGTTGGATTCCAAGTCGTTTGGAACGTCAAACCGGCATTGCACACTCCACTGATGAGCGTAACCAACGCCATCAGCGGCATTATTCTCGTTGGCGGAATGCTCCAGCTTTCGGGTACCACATTTAACGCGACGGCCGTGCTCGGTGCGGTCGCTGTTTTGCTCGCCTCGATCAATATTGCTGGCGGCTTTTTAGTCACCAATCGCATGTTGGCGATGTTTAGAAAATGA
- a CDS encoding NAD(P)(+) transhydrogenase (Re/Si-specific) subunit beta — MKESLITVAYIAASALFILSLGGLSRQETARRGNIYGIIGMLIALVATVFAIKDGNYILLAGALIPGLVIGAVLAARVQMTSMPQLVAMLHSFVGLAAVLVGFGTYLGTTEIAKDEITVHLVETFIGVAIGAVTFTGSVIAYLKLQGTLSGKPLMIPGRHFINLAMLIATVVLGVLFVTSPDTAGLNYLIAATVITFILGLHFVMAIGGADMPVVVSMLNSYSGWAAAAAGFMLSNDLLIVTGALVGSSGAILSYIMCKGMNRSFVSVMLGGFGTEGGTVATKSGEPVGEVHPIESPGASELLLQARKIIIIPGYGLAVAQAQHSLAEVCKILKEKNIEVKFAIHPVAGRLPGHMNVLLAEANIPYDIVFEMDEINEEFKGTDVAWVIGANDIVNPSALDDPGSPIAGMPVLHVWEARDVIVMKRSMASGYAGVDNPLFYKDNTLMLFGDAKKVVDEILTEMRS; from the coding sequence ATGAAAGAGAGTTTAATCACAGTCGCATACATCGCCGCGAGTGCGTTGTTTATCCTAAGCCTCGGTGGCCTTTCCAGACAGGAAACCGCTCGCCGCGGAAATATATACGGCATCATCGGTATGTTGATCGCTCTGGTGGCGACGGTCTTTGCCATTAAGGACGGCAATTACATCCTGTTGGCGGGAGCCCTGATCCCGGGCCTTGTCATTGGAGCCGTTTTGGCTGCCCGCGTTCAAATGACGTCGATGCCTCAGCTCGTCGCAATGCTGCACAGCTTTGTCGGCCTCGCGGCCGTGCTGGTCGGTTTTGGCACGTATCTGGGCACGACCGAGATCGCTAAGGACGAGATCACGGTCCACCTTGTCGAGACATTTATCGGAGTTGCGATCGGTGCGGTTACGTTTACCGGATCGGTGATCGCATACTTAAAACTGCAGGGCACGCTCTCCGGCAAACCTTTGATGATCCCCGGACGCCATTTTATAAATCTTGCGATGCTTATCGCAACGGTCGTCCTCGGCGTACTTTTTGTAACGTCGCCGGACACCGCAGGCCTCAATTACCTGATCGCCGCGACGGTAATTACGTTTATTCTAGGACTCCATTTCGTAATGGCGATCGGTGGAGCCGATATGCCGGTGGTCGTTTCGATGCTCAACAGCTATTCGGGTTGGGCGGCGGCGGCGGCGGGCTTTATGCTCAGCAACGACTTGCTCATCGTCACCGGTGCACTCGTAGGGTCAAGCGGAGCGATCCTCAGCTACATTATGTGCAAGGGCATGAACCGCTCGTTCGTCAGCGTAATGCTCGGCGGATTCGGCACTGAGGGCGGCACCGTCGCGACAAAGAGCGGCGAACCCGTCGGCGAAGTTCACCCGATCGAATCCCCCGGAGCATCCGAACTACTTCTGCAGGCTCGCAAGATAATTATCATTCCGGGCTACGGACTCGCTGTCGCACAAGCACAGCATTCGCTCGCTGAAGTCTGCAAGATCCTTAAGGAAAAGAATATCGAGGTCAAATTCGCGATCCATCCGGTCGCCGGCCGTCTGCCGGGACATATGAACGTCTTGCTGGCTGAGGCAAATATTCCGTACGACATCGTATTTGAAATGGACGAGATTAACGAGGAGTTTAAGGGCACTGACGTCGCTTGGGTCATCGGTGCCAACGACATCGTCAATCCGTCAGCTCTCGACGATCCGGGTTCGCCCATCGCCGGAATGCCGGTCCTCCACGTTTGGGAAGCCCGCGACGTGATCGTTATGAAACGCTCGATGGCCAGCGGCTACGCCGGCGTCGATAACCCACTCTTCTACAAAGACAACACGCTGATGCTCTTCGGCGACGCTAAAAAGGTCGTGGATGAGATACTGACGGAGATGCGGAGTTAA
- the tnpA gene encoding IS200/IS605 family transposase: MSHTHFLYHIVFGTKDRIPLIAESWETELHKYLGGIIKNHGGEAIEINGMPEHVHLLVRLKPLPPFPDFMRELKAGSSKWAKRHQPKFSWQRRYGGFTVSESASEAVRKYIRDQKEHHKHKSFEVEYKELLRLHNVEFDERYLWD, translated from the coding sequence ATGTCGCACACTCATTTCCTTTACCACATCGTTTTTGGAACAAAGGATCGCATACCTTTGATCGCGGAATCCTGGGAGACCGAACTACACAAATATCTCGGCGGCATCATTAAGAATCATGGCGGCGAAGCGATTGAAATTAATGGAATGCCGGAACATGTTCATCTGCTTGTACGTTTGAAACCTCTACCGCCTTTTCCTGACTTTATGCGGGAACTAAAAGCAGGCTCCTCTAAATGGGCGAAAAGACACCAACCTAAGTTTTCATGGCAGAGGCGTTACGGCGGATTTACCGTTAGCGAGTCCGCATCCGAAGCTGTTCGAAAATATATCAGAGATCAGAAAGAGCATCATAAACACAAGAGTTTCGAAGTCGAATATAAAGAATTGCTTCGCCTGCACAATGTCGAGTTTGACGAGCGGTATTTATGGGATTGA
- a CDS encoding ferredoxin: MQRSVLSSLVIAAIAVLLTLCVCVLVAPFLYSGQCKPDFFTQAGCTEIGLFLGVLAAPLSAGAAYVICRKGWRIKAEPYESIFVPTLHPKQVPGKYWIDANTCVSCDSCSYEAPNNICREDYDGNYTAYVYRQPETPKEVDDLREAMNGCPVGAISDTGTDKVLQTSN, encoded by the coding sequence ATGCAAAGATCTGTGCTGAGTTCATTGGTGATTGCGGCGATAGCGGTGCTACTGACGTTGTGTGTATGCGTTTTAGTGGCACCTTTTCTTTACTCCGGCCAGTGCAAACCGGACTTCTTCACTCAGGCTGGTTGTACTGAGATCGGATTATTTCTCGGAGTGCTTGCCGCACCGCTTTCCGCAGGGGCCGCATATGTGATTTGTCGCAAAGGCTGGCGCATAAAAGCAGAACCTTACGAGTCGATATTTGTGCCAACGCTCCATCCGAAGCAAGTCCCCGGCAAATACTGGATAGATGCAAATACGTGTGTGTCCTGTGATTCGTGTTCATACGAAGCTCCGAACAATATTTGTCGAGAAGACTATGACGGGAATTACACAGCGTACGTTTACCGTCAGCCGGAAACCCCCAAAGAAGTTGACGACTTGCGGGAGGCGATGAATGGTTGCCCCGTAGGAGCAATCAGTGACACGGGAACGGACAAAGTTCTCCAAACGTCCAATTAG
- a CDS encoding (2Fe-2S) ferredoxin domain-containing protein, which yields MGKPKFIEDREQLEKLAPMLKARIKRQVFVCTGKSCSAVGGQKVMAEFDRILTEKSLRNGKESKGRNPMGEIVLTECGSIGFCSIGTAVMVHPDGTMYGQVMPEDVPEIIEEHLEKGNVVKRLALMEIPTDQD from the coding sequence ATGGGAAAACCGAAATTTATTGAAGACCGCGAGCAACTCGAAAAGCTCGCCCCGATGCTCAAGGCTCGGATCAAAAGGCAGGTATTTGTTTGCACGGGCAAATCCTGTTCGGCAGTCGGCGGACAGAAGGTAATGGCGGAATTCGATCGGATCCTAACCGAAAAAAGCTTGCGAAACGGCAAAGAATCGAAAGGTCGCAACCCGATGGGCGAGATCGTCCTCACCGAATGCGGCTCCATCGGATTCTGCTCGATCGGCACCGCCGTTATGGTCCACCCCGACGGCACAATGTACGGACAAGTAATGCCCGAAGACGTCCCCGAGATCATCGAAGAACATCTTGAGAAGGGAAATGTGGTCAAAAGGCTGGCGTTGATGGAAATTCCAACAGATCAAGACTGA